Part of the Flavobacterium alkalisoli genome is shown below.
TAGATGTTGTGCTTATTGATATGATGATGCCCGATATGGATGGTTATGAAGCGATTCCGCTGATAAAAGAGATACCACACAGGGCAGATTTGCCTGTAATATCGGTAACGGCCCAGGCTATGGCCGGTGACAGGGAAAAATGTTTTGAGGCCGGGGCAGACGGTTATGTTTCTAAACCTATAGATGTAGATAAATTATTACTTTTATTAAACACAATTTAAAACTGTATGATTAGTGACCGTGAACTTGAGGTTTTGATAAATGAAGTGTTTGAATATTATGGTTACGATTTTAGTGGCTATTCCAGAGCATCTTTAAAAAGACGTGTGGACAGGCTGTACCAGATAGACGGATTTACCTATTTTTCTGATTTGCTTTCTAAAGTAAGAAGCGAACCGGGGTATGTTAAGCACCTGGTCGAAGAGGTGACGGTTAATGTAACTGAGATGTTTAGGGACCCGCTATTCTATAAAGTGGTAAGGGAAGAGATTCTTCCTGTACTTGCAACAAAACCCTTTATAAGAATATGGCATGCCGGATGTTCTACAGGGGAAGAGGTATATTCTATGGCGATATTATTAAAAGAAGCCAACCTGTTACACAAGTCACTTTTGTATGCAACAGATATTAATGCAATAGTACTGGATACTGCTAAAAAAGGTGTGTTTCCTTTGCGTATGATGAAGCAGTATTCTGAAAATTATATGATATCGGGAGGTAAAAACGATTTTTCCGATTATTATACAGCCAATTACGGACTGGCCAAGTTTAGTGATGAGTTTACCGGAAAAATGGTATTCTCGCAGCATAACCTGGTTTCAGACGGTTCTTTTAATGAATTTGATTTAATAATGTGCCGTAATGTACTTATCTATTTTGATAAGAACCTGCAGGACAGGGCACTCCAGTTGTTTGATAGCAGCTTGGCGTGTTTGGGTTATTTGGCATTGGGTACAAAAGAAACTATTAAGTTTTCGACCGTTCAGGATCGGTTTCAGCAACTTAACAGGGAGAAAATATGGAAGAAGGTAAAATAAACGCAAAATGCGAAGTGGTAATAATAGGAGGGTCTGCCGGTAGCCTCGAAGTACTTTTGCAGTTACTACCCAACCTTAATACATTAAATTCGTTTGCTCTTGTTATTGTACTTCACAGAAAGAGCGGAGAAGATAACCTTCTGGAAAACCTTATAAGGCTGAAAACTAAAGTTCCTGTTCAGGATGTAGATGATAAAACACCATTAGAGCCGGGAAATATCTATATAGCCCCATCTGATTATCATCTCCTTTTTGAAAAGGACCATACCCTTTCTCTCGATACTTCAGAAAAAGTTAATTACAGCCGGCCAAGTATAGATGTTGCTTTTGAGTCGGCAGCAGAAATTTATGGCAGTACCCTGATTGCAATATTGCTTTCCGGAGCTAATGCCGATGGTACTAAAGGGCTTGAGATAGTAAAAAAATCAGGAGGAATTACTGTAGTACAAAAGCCAGCCAGTGCAGAGGTTCCTTTTATGCCGGTTAATGCTATCGCTAATATGCAGCCTGATTATGTTTTAGATATAAACGAGATATTAAAATTTGTTACAAATATAAATTTGTAATACATTATTTGCCTGATTCTGTATAAATTGTATAGATACTTGGAAACCCCTTTTATAAAAAAAGTAATTTAACATTTTTATAAAAGAGTATCTTTGTTAACGATTTTTAATGCAGGTATGGTATTTAGAGTAAAAATAGTACTTCTTTTTCTGTTATGTTTTTCAGGATTTGTTTCGGCACAGTCTGTAGCCGACAAAGAGGCTATTTTCCTTGAAAACCTAAGCAACTGCTATAAAGATCCTGATAAGGGATTTAAAATAGCACACTACCTGTTGGATAATGCTGATGATAACGATGAAAAAGTCCAGGGGCTTTATCTTATCTCAGAAATTAGCTTTTTAAAAGATGATTATAAACAATCTGTAGAAAGCCTTTTTGAAGCATACAGGCTGTTAGACAAAAGCAATAACAGTTTCCTTAAAACCTTTGTATTGACTTCTATTTCCTCTAAATGCAGGTTTTTTGGGCTTACCGATAAATCAGATACTTATATTCAACAGGCAGAAGAATACTCCAACCTTATTTCGCATACAGATAAGAAGGCTTTAGCCAAGGCTAAGGTGTTGTATGAAAAGGGACAGGTTTTAGTTTCAGATAAAAAGTTTTCTGAAGCGATAAGGGTTTTATCGTCTTCATATACTATAATTCAGCCCTATAAAAACAAGTTTTACGGTACGTGTGCTAAAATACAGTGTGCATTGGGTAAAGCTTATTTCAACACTTCAGATTATATAGGGGCAAAACAGCACTATCAGCGTGCAATTGATATTTTAAAGATAGGCGGACTGGAATTTTCATCTATAGCAGCCTCTGCTTACAACGGAATAGGAGAAATAGCCCTGAAGGGTGTCAAAACGGAAGATGCTAAAACAGCATTTGAGAAAGTACTGTCATGCAAAGTGATTGAAACCGAGGTTAAAGCTGATACTTATTACAGTTTGTCTCAAATTTACCTTAAACAGGGAGATGATATTAAGTATAAAGAAAACTATAAGCTATATAAAGCCAATTTTGATGCCTTATCTACTTTAGAAAGAGAAGCAAGAAATACGCTTATTGCCCAAATTGAAAAGGAGCATAACGTAATTTTAAAGAAGAACCAAACAAGATATACTTACTTACTGGTTGTTATTATTTGTGTTTTTGTTGTAGCTTTTGCTGTATACTTCTTCTATAACAAAAAGCTGGATAAGGAATATAAAAAGTTTGAAAGACTGCTTGTTAAGATAGAGAACGATAGGGAAGAGGCCAAAAAAGAAGTTAAGGTTCTTACTATTCCCGAGAAAACTGAACAGGCAATTTTAGACAGGCTAAAAGAGTTTGAAAACGGTAAGGAGTTTACCAATCCTAATATGTCGGTTCAGTTTTTGTCTAAAAAAATGAAGACCAACTCAAAATACCTTTCTGAAATAATTAATAAACATAAAGGGAAAAACTTTAATGCTTACATTAACGATCTAAGGATTGACTATATAATTGACATGATGCAAACCGATCCTAAATTTTTAAATTATAAGGTGAGCTATCTGGCTGAAAACTGCGGATTTGCGTCTCATAGTGTCTTTACTGTAGTTTTTAAATCGGTCACTAATCTTACTCCTAAGCAATTTATAAACTTCCTTAAAAAGAAAACCGAAAAGGAAAGAGAAGTAGTTTAAAAACACTATCTTTTTACTGAATTTATATTACAACCAACTATGCTAAAAAATAATCTGCAAAAAGCAGCGGTAGCCCTATGCCTGCTCTTTATGTGTTTCCGTGTATCTGCTCAGGTAAATCTGGACAGCCTTAAAACCGAGATAAACCTCATGGTTTATAATAACCCTGAAGAAGCAATAAGGAAAGCTAAAGAAGCCTATCCGCTAATAAAAGAGGATGATACTACACTTAAAATTACTTATCTGCTGACTATCGCAAATGCCTATGCCATATTGAAAAAGCATGATGAGGTTATGGAAACTGCCCTACAGGCAAAAAACATTGCCGATACTAAAGGTACGCCCTTAAATAAAATACAGGTTTTAGGGTTTATTGCAGGAGAATACAGGAGGTTACAGTTAAACGATAAGGCGTTGGTTTATATTAATCAGGCCGAAAAAATATATAAAACAGCGACCATCCCTGATTCATTAAAATATTTTGGAGGCAATATACTTTTTGTAAAAGGACTTATACAAAAAGATAATTTGGGTTGTGAGTATGCACTGCCTTATTTTAATGAAGCTGCACAAATATTTAAGGCTGATACACAAAGAAAAATAAATGCAGTAAGCTTTTGTATTGCCAGTAATAATGCCGGCGATTGCTATATCCAGCTTAATGATCTTGAGGCTGCTAAGGAAAACTTTACCGAGACTATTAAGTATGCCGAAAGTGTAAATGCTACCCAGGGAGCTGCCTATGGGAAAATGGGATTATCAAGGGTGTTAAAAAGGGAAGGAAACTATAAAGAAGCTGTAGCTTTATTGAATGAGGTTCTCGATGAGGTGAAAAATTTAAATGATGCCTCAATGAAGAGTCAGCTTTATAGGGAGCTTTCCGAAGACTATCTTTCTATTGAAGATTTTGAAAAGCACGAATATTATAATAAGCTGGCTTTAGAAGAAGAGAAGAAATTGAGTGATGAAGAAAAGAAATCTTTAAATAAGGTTGCAAATAAAATTTCAGTAGAAAATAAAAAGAGCGAGCAGGAACAGAGTAAGAAATTAACCTTAATTATAGTTGCAATTTCGTTTCTATTACTTGTAATTTTGTTAATAATGTTTTTAAAAATAAGGAAGAAGAGAAGGTCTTTAGAGCAAAAAAGGAGTGATATGGAAGATAATCAAAAAAAATAAAAATATTTACACAAGAAATTGATTATCAGTATTTTGATTATTAATTTTTTCTTTATTAAAACCTGAAATTTCTTTAATTCCTAAAAACAGTTATTTTAAAATGGCCACAATTAGCTATAGTTTTGCATCAAAGTTCTCTGAGATACCCTATTGAGGGTGAGTAGTAAATTGCAGTTGAAGTGGGGCTTAACTCTTTTATCCGGCTTGCCGGTGCTACTCTACCACTATCCAGAGTTTTTTAGTTGAGTAATATAAATTTTTATATTAATTCTTTTTTTTAGCTAGTTTGGCCATCCTGATGAATAATCAGGATGGTTTTTTTTACTCTATTCCTAAATAGTATTTATCGGCTCAAATTTTTTATTCGTCTAATGTAAATAACCATTGGTCGAAAAATCAATATATCTGATTATCAGTATTATGATATTTGTGACGTATTAATAATGCACATATGTCTGTGTGCATATTAAGCCCCACCATAATGCCGATACCCCCCAATACCATAAATTAATTAAAGAGCTTAAATGTAAAGCTTTACTAATGTCTATTTAAAGCTAACCCCCTTTTAGCATTTGTTTGCGGAGGGGGTTTTTCTTTGATAAGAGCACATCGATATTTTGTTACCATTTGTCGACAGCAAACCGCAGCTTGTCTAAAATTGTACTATACAGCATTTTATAGATATAAATTTGACATAACAATCCCCATAATAATAGTACCATGAAAGTACTTATAGTAGATGATCAACAGTTAGTATTATTGTCTTTAGAAAAAAGCCTTACCGATTTAGGTTTTGAAGTAAAGTGTGCCGATAACATTTTTGATGCGGTACAGTATTACGACAGCTTTAGTCCTGATTTAGCCCTTATCGATATTAATATGTCGGTTACTGCCGATACGTTTTCTCCTGAAAATACACTTAAGGAAATAGAGAACAAGGATTCAGGGCTTGAGGTTTTAAAGTACATAAGATATGTAAGAAACCACGATACACCGGTTATGATACTTTCTGGAAATGTTGATGATGATATTTTAGAAAAAGGTTTTGAACTGGGAGCTAACGAGTATATGAAAAAGCCTGTTAGCCTTAAAGAAATAGGGATAAGAGTGAAAAAATTGATTGGAAGTCCGATACCGACAGAAAGTGTACCGGTAAGCATAAACAACCGTATTATACAAAATACCTGCATAGGTGTAGTAATACCATGTTATAATGAAG
Proteins encoded:
- a CDS encoding response regulator, which codes for MSKRVLIIDDDARNIFALTATLKAKSFACLSCSGAEEALTILKGEEPVDVVLIDMMMPDMDGYEAIPLIKEIPHRADLPVISVTAQAMAGDREKCFEAGADGYVSKPIDVDKLLLLLNTI
- a CDS encoding CheR family methyltransferase gives rise to the protein MISDRELEVLINEVFEYYGYDFSGYSRASLKRRVDRLYQIDGFTYFSDLLSKVRSEPGYVKHLVEEVTVNVTEMFRDPLFYKVVREEILPVLATKPFIRIWHAGCSTGEEVYSMAILLKEANLLHKSLLYATDINAIVLDTAKKGVFPLRMMKQYSENYMISGGKNDFSDYYTANYGLAKFSDEFTGKMVFSQHNLVSDGSFNEFDLIMCRNVLIYFDKNLQDRALQLFDSSLACLGYLALGTKETIKFSTVQDRFQQLNREKIWKKVK
- a CDS encoding chemotaxis protein CheB; the encoded protein is MEEGKINAKCEVVIIGGSAGSLEVLLQLLPNLNTLNSFALVIVLHRKSGEDNLLENLIRLKTKVPVQDVDDKTPLEPGNIYIAPSDYHLLFEKDHTLSLDTSEKVNYSRPSIDVAFESAAEIYGSTLIAILLSGANADGTKGLEIVKKSGGITVVQKPASAEVPFMPVNAIANMQPDYVLDINEILKFVTNINL
- a CDS encoding helix-turn-helix domain-containing protein, whose amino-acid sequence is MLTIFNAGMVFRVKIVLLFLLCFSGFVSAQSVADKEAIFLENLSNCYKDPDKGFKIAHYLLDNADDNDEKVQGLYLISEISFLKDDYKQSVESLFEAYRLLDKSNNSFLKTFVLTSISSKCRFFGLTDKSDTYIQQAEEYSNLISHTDKKALAKAKVLYEKGQVLVSDKKFSEAIRVLSSSYTIIQPYKNKFYGTCAKIQCALGKAYFNTSDYIGAKQHYQRAIDILKIGGLEFSSIAASAYNGIGEIALKGVKTEDAKTAFEKVLSCKVIETEVKADTYYSLSQIYLKQGDDIKYKENYKLYKANFDALSTLEREARNTLIAQIEKEHNVILKKNQTRYTYLLVVIICVFVVAFAVYFFYNKKLDKEYKKFERLLVKIENDREEAKKEVKVLTIPEKTEQAILDRLKEFENGKEFTNPNMSVQFLSKKMKTNSKYLSEIINKHKGKNFNAYINDLRIDYIIDMMQTDPKFLNYKVSYLAENCGFASHSVFTVVFKSVTNLTPKQFINFLKKKTEKEREVV